The region GTCAAGCGGCAGCTTGTTACGGTTCTTGTTATGCACATCATTAAACGGCTCTTTGAATTCTATAACAATCCGTGTGGATTTCTCCTTCAGGCGCTTCCCTGTGCGAATGTAGAACGGCACATCGTTCCACAGCGGATCTTCGATCCACAGGCGTGCAGCAATATATGTCTCATTCTGAGAAGTAGCTGCAATCCCCGGTTCAGCGGTGTACGCAGGCACTTGCTGTCCGCGCATCTCCCCGGCTGCATACTGGCCGCGCACTACATGCTGTGTTACCTCTTCAGCGAGCAGGGGGCGGACGGAACGGATGACATGCCGCTTTTTGCTGCGGACGTCCTCTGGTGTACTGCCCTTCGGAAGCTGCATCGCCATCATCATGAGCAACTGGAGCATATGGTTCTGGAACATGTCGCGCAGCGCGCCAGCCTTATCATAGTAACCCGCCCGCTCTTCCACACCCACCGTCTCACTGGCGGTAATCTGAACATTCGCGATATAACGGTTCTGCCACAAGGCCCGCAGCACAGGGTTAGAGTATTTCAGCACCTCCAGGTTCTGCACCATCGGCTTGCCGAGGAAGTGGTCAATACGGAAGATTTCCTCCTCTGCAAAAGCTGCGCTCAAGCTCTCATTCAGCACGCGTGCCGACTGCAGATCCCGTCCGAACGGCTTCTCGATGATCAGACGTTTCCAGCCCTTGGTATCCCCGAGTCCGCTGGCATTGATATTACCGGCAATCTCTCCGAAAAATTCGGGACCGACTGACAAATAGAACATCCGGTTCTGCGGAAGCCCCAGTTCTTCCTCCCGGCGCTGTACATGCCCAAGGAGCTTCACATAATCCTCAGGACGTCCGACATCCAGCACACTATATTCAAAAGCCTGCAGGAAATTCTGCAGCACTGCTGTATCCTCTACCGGACGGCGCGAGAAGGTACGCAGCGAATCCAGAACCTGACGCTGGAACGTCTCGTTGGTGAGTTCCCGTCTGCCCAGCCCAATGACTGAGAGAGGACCGGAAAGCTTGCCATCAGTAAACAGGTTGTATAGAGCGGGGAAGATTTTCCGCTTCGCCAAGTCCCCGGTTGCGCCAAAAAGTACAAATGTAGATGATTCCACTTTCATTCCTCCCGTTGTTATCATTTTATTATATAGTTACTTATTATTACTCAGGAACTTTTATAACACACATCATACGACTATAAAATCAATTCGTCAATCTCAATTCGACATTTACGATAATTACCCAAACATGCCAAATAGCAGGCCTTCTATTTAGAAGACCTGCTGCGTTACTCAGAACCAGGAGGCTACCAGATCATTGAACGGCTTGTAGATCACCATAATCATCAGCAGCGGGCTTGGCACCTTAATTTTCAGCAATGTGCAGCCCGCAGCAGCGAGTCCGCCAATCCAGAGGATGAAGTACACCCAGCGGTCCCGCCGCTTCTGCCTGCCCTTCAGGTTAGGGAGATCAATCACCATACAGCCCACAGCCAGGATGAGGAATACCAGTAACATCAGCATTGCAGGATCACTCCTTGATTTCATCGATGAAAGAATTATCGATCGTTCCAATCCGGTTAATGGTTACAGCGGCTTTGTAATGCACGGGCAGGCTTTTGAGATATTCATCATTTTCTTTTACGCTGGACCATATTTTAGGGCTCTTGCGGTATATCAACTGGCCGAACCCAAAAACATCAGCATTATACCGCTCAGTTATGTTCTTCACTGCCGCTTCCATCCGCTCTACAATCCGCTCCTGCGTCTTCAGCTCCAGCTCATGGATTTTACTCTCGGTATCAATCTTGTCCGGACCTTCAATTTCCTGCACATTGCATAACGCCTCCACACTCAGAAAAATATGCGGCTCGCCGTCAATAATCTTCACCTTACGATTGGTTGTTGTGTCCAGCGCCTCCATTACAATCAGGCTTCCATTCTTGTCTTTGAAGTACCCTGTATTCTTGGTTACATTATCAATTACGTAATTGTATCCGACGGTTACTGCATCATCCATCCAGCCGATCAGCTTATCCCCTTTGAAAATGGCCACACTTTTATAGCGGAGTCTTGTATCCGGATTGGTCCGTTCAATATTACTCTTGCCGGCGCCTGCCTCAGGATCTCCCTCTATCTCAACGCCTGTCAGGACGGGGTTCCTTCCTTCATAGATCAGATCCTCAATGAATTCGTCCAATGTGACTGCAATAGTCCTGGACGAGATTCTGTAGGACTTGTCCAGTGAATTGAATAGCTTGTTCGCAGGCAGCCGGTCCAGCGGTGTCAGCACTTTCAGCACATTCGCCGCAGTAGACTTCCGCGCCACCATGACGTAGAAATCCATACGAGGCTCGCGGCTTCTCTTTAATACATCCAGGGTCTCGCCCACCCCCTGGCGTGCCAGTTCCTCACCTATAACCAGTACACGAATATGGCCCATATAAGGCGAACGTGAACTGACCAGATTGAATTTGCGCAGCGATTCATACACCGTTTTAACCTTGAAGGAATAGAACACTACAGGAACTCCGCTTCCGCCTGAACCCCCGGCACTCTGGGATGTAATCGAGGAAGGGATCACTACCTGCATGGAGACCAGGTAGCCGTCCTCCGCCTTGTCGAGACCCAGTGCGATTACAAATGCCAATTCGTTGAGCTCCTTTCGCTCCCAGCACCCGCTGAGCAGCATAGGCAGCAGCAATATAGGGATGCAAGCAGCCAGCGCCTTCACCATTCGTTTCTTCATCTTAAGTTCCCCCCGCGCTTGGGAGGAGCCTGCCGCTGCAGATTCTGCGTGCGGTTCTGCCGGGGTCTGGTGCGCAGGAGCGGCCAGGTCAGCCTGAAGATGGAATCCTTGAGATCTTCGCGGACGAAGGGGCCGATCGGACTCATATAGGGCACACCAAATGAACGCAGGCTTACGAGATGCAGCACCAGCACGAACACTCCGCATAGAATCCCGTATAATCCCATGAACCCGGCCAGCATGATCAACAAGAACCGTATCATTCTCGCGGCCACTGACATTCCAGCTTCAGGGATAACAAAGCTTGAAATCGCTGTAATCGATACAATGATGACCATGGCCGAGGAGATGAACCCGGCGGCAACGGCCGCTTGCCCGATGACCAGCGTGCCGACGATAGAGACCGCCTGTCCAACATTCTTCGGAATCCGCACCCCCGCCTCCCGCAGAATTTCATAGGTCAGCTCCATCATCACTGCTTCGACAAAAGCCGGAAACGGCACCGTCTCCCGCTGGGCAGCCAGACTGATAACCAGATTGGTTGGAATCATCTCCTGATGATAGGTGGTGATTGCTACATAGAAGGCAGGAGCGAACATCGTCAGGAAAAAGGCCAGAAACCGTACCCACCGCAGCAACGAGGAGATATCCGCCCGTTGATAATAATCCTCTGCCGACTGGAAAAAGGAAACAAACACCGTCGGAGCCAGCAGCACAAAAGGGGTGCCGTCCACGAGAATAGCTACCTTCCCTTCCAGGATACCTCCGGCTATCGTATCGGGACGGTCACTGTTATAGATTGTGGGAAAAGGCGTAGCCGCCGTATCCTGAATGAACTCCTCAATATAACCGCTCTCCAGAATACTGTCGGTATCAATCGCCTCCAACCGGCGCTTAACCTCCTCGACCAGCTCAGGATTGGCAATATGCTTCAAATACATGATTGATACGCTGGTCTGGGTTACACGCCCGATCTGCATCGTTTCGAGCCATAGCTGGCTGTCTTTGATTTTGCGGCGGATCAAGGCTGTGTTGGTTCGCAGGTTCTCCGTGAAGCCCTCCATTGGCCCGCGCACGACCGACTGCGAGTTGGGTTCACTTACATTACGGTCCTCCCAGCCGGGCAGGCCGATGCGCAGCGCTTCTGCCGACCCCTCCACCATGATCATCACATTGCC is a window of Paenibacillus sp. FSL H3-0469 DNA encoding:
- the zwf gene encoding glucose-6-phosphate dehydrogenase: MESSTFVLFGATGDLAKRKIFPALYNLFTDGKLSGPLSVIGLGRRELTNETFQRQVLDSLRTFSRRPVEDTAVLQNFLQAFEYSVLDVGRPEDYVKLLGHVQRREEELGLPQNRMFYLSVGPEFFGEIAGNINASGLGDTKGWKRLIIEKPFGRDLQSARVLNESLSAAFAEEEIFRIDHFLGKPMVQNLEVLKYSNPVLRALWQNRYIANVQITASETVGVEERAGYYDKAGALRDMFQNHMLQLLMMMAMQLPKGSTPEDVRSKKRHVIRSVRPLLAEEVTQHVVRGQYAAGEMRGQQVPAYTAEPGIAATSQNETYIAARLWIEDPLWNDVPFYIRTGKRLKEKSTRIVIEFKEPFNDVHNKNRNKLPLDPNLLVIDIGPNEGISLTLNTKNPLQHGELEPVSIKHEPGNPDVPEAYENLIYDAMLGDATFFAHWEEVELSWQWVQPIIEATAEGSLPLHLYPAGSNGPAAAEQLLGEFHWWLDEPENTEPARVHRTAGIEPEVIRPGA
- a CDS encoding Ger(x)C family spore germination protein produces the protein MKKRMVKALAACIPILLLPMLLSGCWERKELNELAFVIALGLDKAEDGYLVSMQVVIPSSITSQSAGGSGGSGVPVVFYSFKVKTVYESLRKFNLVSSRSPYMGHIRVLVIGEELARQGVGETLDVLKRSREPRMDFYVMVARKSTAANVLKVLTPLDRLPANKLFNSLDKSYRISSRTIAVTLDEFIEDLIYEGRNPVLTGVEIEGDPEAGAGKSNIERTNPDTRLRYKSVAIFKGDKLIGWMDDAVTVGYNYVIDNVTKNTGYFKDKNGSLIVMEALDTTTNRKVKIIDGEPHIFLSVEALCNVQEIEGPDKIDTESKIHELELKTQERIVERMEAAVKNITERYNADVFGFGQLIYRKSPKIWSSVKENDEYLKSLPVHYKAAVTINRIGTIDNSFIDEIKE
- a CDS encoding spore germination protein; translation: MKDEANGKLSARLEANEEQLSRLLGQSTDLVSKRLQLGEHTELNVFYIDGLIDNQLLHNSILYSLQEGRICDLLEAESPERKIELLSKRVLLAGDVTIVRDYVPFIHDLLSGNVMIMVEGSAEALRIGLPGWEDRNVSEPNSQSVVRGPMEGFTENLRTNTALIRRKIKDSQLWLETMQIGRVTQTSVSIMYLKHIANPELVEEVKRRLEAIDTDSILESGYIEEFIQDTAATPFPTIYNSDRPDTIAGGILEGKVAILVDGTPFVLLAPTVFVSFFQSAEDYYQRADISSLLRWVRFLAFFLTMFAPAFYVAITTYHQEMIPTNLVISLAAQRETVPFPAFVEAVMMELTYEILREAGVRIPKNVGQAVSIVGTLVIGQAAVAAGFISSAMVIIVSITAISSFVIPEAGMSVAARMIRFLLIMLAGFMGLYGILCGVFVLVLHLVSLRSFGVPYMSPIGPFVREDLKDSIFRLTWPLLRTRPRQNRTQNLQRQAPPKRGGNLR